Within Anguilla anguilla isolate fAngAng1 chromosome 11, fAngAng1.pri, whole genome shotgun sequence, the genomic segment TTTAGTAACCTTTAAAATTTAATCtagaaacacagaacacaggatgGCGATGGCTTGCCACCCTGGTCTTAAGACATTTTGTCAGCAAGAGAAACTGACAGAACCTCATGTTGCTCTGACAAACTAGACAAATGGGCAGATTTTGGATTTGAAAATCTGTTATCAGAATAACGTTTAATTTAGTTAAAACAAAGAAGTACAAGATGTCCCTTCTACAGTTTGCCATGTATTCACCTACACTTCCAAGTGTGGTTTTTGGTTAATAACTTTGTTTCTCCATAGAGGCACATAGGCTGTATTTTGATATAAACCAAGCCTTCAGTGTGTTAAATGTTATCATTGTTTTTGCgtttgtggtttttatttattacatattatattGTCATTCCTTTATATTCGGTGAATCAGTTGAAaaatgcttaaataaataaaataattattggcCCAGTAGTGGAGtgtgtaatgttttctttttttttgctggcagTTGCCAAATACAGTCATCAGGTTATTATTATGAGGAGTTCTGGAAAACAGATATGAAGTGTTTATAATGAGAAGCTTTCAGCTTGTGTGATTACACCAATTTGTGAATTAATAAACAATTTATAGTTTACAACTTATaggcatagttgttgtgtaaCTTGAGCTTAGtgtaacaaaatgtatttttatacaaacacacaaattaatgacaaggctttaattttaaaaattttattttaacaaatgtcTGATCGCAAAGCAAAATTAAACAAGCCCTGGATaaggaccggggggggggggggggggttggggggtgatgCTTCTTCAcagtttcaagttttttttaaacggtcaAACAGATTCTCATAGATACTCATAATGATAATGGAGTTGGCACTTTGAAGGAATAAAATACTCCCGCCCCCATATAAAGTGAAAGGAGGACAGTTTGGGCAGCAGGAGCCAGGGGTCTCCCGACAGTTTAAAAGCAAACTGCCAGTGCCTTACGGGTGGGAGACCACGGCACATGCCTGGTGCAGCATTTCACTATTATTACTGAAAGTTattaactgacaaaaaaaaagctggatcgtatggagggagagaaaacctATTAGCGTAGCATTTAGATTTAAATAAGCTGCAGTCATGGCCACCAGAGTCActtgggggaatgggggggggagtgggtcaTAATTTGTTtagaaatgtaacattttatttcaaactaTTATCAGCACTGAACAATGAAAACTGCTGATCATTATAAAAGTGAGGTGGAGgaaagtgggggagggggcacgtCGGCGCCACGgccgcccgcccccctcgcGCCCTGACACCCGACCCGCACAAACGAAAACCCGCTCAGCTCCGATCCGCTGTAATCCGCGCGTGAGGCCAAATCAGCGCGTGATGCTAGCGAACGTTACAGGTacaaaaaaaggagaggggCGGGCCGGGTTAAGGGGGAGAACGCATCACATCTCTCCTGACAGATTCACCAATAAACATCCACCGTTTCCACAGGACACCTTACAACACCACCAATGTTCACACACAGCGAAGAAATCTGCATAAATTAAGAGTCAGAAATAACAGGTGCTTAACAGGGGAAGATTCTGTACCGCTCACGGGGGTTAAAAGGGCTGTACCTGGGACCTGGTATCGAAGATAAACCGGGGGGGGGAAGGGTCACTCCCCTAAGGGGAGGAGCTTAAGGTCCTATTGGCTGGGGCGCTAGGCCACGGGCTGTGATGCGGCTCGCGAAACGGTGCGGagctggggagggagaggtcGGAGGTGGGAACCGCGGGCTGTGGAAAGCACAGCGTGTCAATAAGCAGCTCAACACCGCTGCGCTCAGGCCGGATCAGAGtcacacagggaaaaaaaacgagtCAAGTTTGAGCccaggtttttcctttttcaaaaataaaaataaaacaaaagagcaGCAAGACTGCTACTCTTTTGTTTTAGTGGACAGGAGTTTTTGGCGAAGGACTCATTTAGTCAGATGGAAAAACGAACTGAGACGTGGAAATTTAACGTCTATATTACAACTCAGCGCCTAAGATTAGCTGATTGCTCCTCCCTAAATACTATAGCTAAGAATCTTTGGCTACAATCCAAACACGCGCACCACAAatttttaaagacttttttggctttttttggcTAATGTTCAAACAGTCAATGGATCCTGGCTGAGTTTGAAAGTGGGCACTCATAGTACTGCCTGATAAATGTTGATGCTGACGTCCCAGAAgttgggtggtggtggggtagggttgggggaaggggggatgaATTTAAGACTGCTCAGAAAACCTGCCATGGtatcaaaaaaattataatgtaaTGAACCATCCAAATAAGAGAAGGATATGATGTACGCTGAGACTGTGATTGCGGATGTAACTGAAACAAAGTGTTGATCCAAGGAACAGAACTGAATGCTAACAGCTCCCCCATCTGGACAGGTTTTATCATTGCAgtaccttaaaaataaaaataaaaatattttaaaaaatcctttctGCAAGCTCACAGAAAAACCCTACTTTTTGTCTTAAATAAGGAAGAAGCTACATgtaagaaaacaataaaaatcatgattaataattataatcaaaAAAGGGCAATGGACGAAAACACCAGAAACGCTTCAGAACTCAGAGTCTCAGACCGGTCCTCATCTGACGCTGGTCTGAGCTTCtacttcttctccttcttcttgtCCTGCTAGAGACAGAGCATGAAAGGTTAcctggcaacaaaaaaaaagctaaagcaTAAAAACATGACATAGAAATTAAGTTCATATTTATACTCGACAAAAATCCGCGAATGGGCTCAGGACACTTGTGCTGCTTTGAACAAATCCGCACCCGTTTCAGATAACATATaaacgcaaatgcacacacacacaaacacacacacacacacacacacatacgcacacgcgcacgcatgcacgcaccaCTACAAACATACATGGCCAAATAATAGTGCTTACAAACACACCCAAATCACTTCAGCATGCAAGCGCACACGCGCTACAGCAGAATAAATTTGGCTTGGCCTGTGGATGTTCAGCCTGACAGGGCCTTTACAGTCTTTAAATTCCCTTTCACAACAGTCTCCttcccacactgccccctttccctcccacaccgccccctcctcccgcacccccccccctttccctcagaCCGCACGCGCTCTGCAGCCTCACCTTCTCGTTCATGGCCAGGATGACCATGATCTTCCTGAAGATGGTCACAAAGTCCAGGAAGAGGTCAACACAGTGCCTGACAGAGAAAGGGTGTGTTTAGCCGCTGCTGTTTAGCACAGTGAAAAAGGTCAGGCATTagagtacacacagacagactcagCTGCAGGTGAGTCCGGGTTCGAGCATTTAGCGCTTCTAAGGCGGGAGTAAGCGGAGGAAGCGCGCTCACCAGATGTAGTCCTTGTCGCCGAGCTCCGCCTTCTCGATGATGAGCTGCGTGTCGAAGAGCACGAAGCCGCACATCACGGCCAGTCCCAGGTACAGGTGAGCCTGCGGGGAGAGGACACGCCCCCGTTAggtaaaccccgccccccgtgCGGCGCATTCGGCGACGAGAGCTCCTGAGGGACAACCGCACGCTCAGAAACACAGAATGTGTACATGCAGCTCGATCCGGTCAAAATCAGCAGGTGTTTCATCCAACCAATCAGCACATGGCAGTCGcgcctcatttgcataaaatacagGTCGGTAAGCATCAATGCTCTCCCTGCTGTGCAGCTCTCTCAGTTAAGACACAGACGTCAGGGGTACTTAACAGGATGTCAGGGGTACATTAACCGACAACTGCTTCCCTCTCACTTACCTTAAAGAGTATCGCCGACCCCAAGAACAGGTTGACGAGGGACACCAGAAGCAGGATGGAGAGAGCAGACATCAGGGTCCCTAGAAGGGCAGCGATGGgcgtccattaaaaaaaaaaacatcccccgTGCCCCAGGCCACACATCTACAACACCAGCCTCTCGCTGCCATACGTCTCCACTTCCCCCTTTGAAGAGCACGCTTTTTAcaaagtttttttcaaaattccaagccagtgttctagaactaattgttacatcagcattagaatgttaggtaagaacattctgatcacacaTTTGCGGGTTAAAGGGCGGGCGGTGGTGAGGCCTCACCTCCCAGGAAGAGGTAAGCCCTGCGCCGGGCGTACAAGGCGCTGAGAGTGAAGCACACAAAGACGACGGAGGTGGCCAGGAAAGCTGTCACAATGATgctaaagagagagacagagagaaggagggagggaaggagggagggagagagagagagagagagagagagacaatgatACCTTACATTCATATCACAGGAAAAGCTTCTCCActgaaaaataactaaaatatgCTGCATGGAACATAATCACAATCATCAACAGTGGCTGTACAGCCAGTGACCCCACACTGCTGGGAAGAAGGCTCTTACCCTGGGTTAATGGCAATGACGTAGTCCATGGTAGGCCCCAGCCCCACACCTAACGCCATACAAGAGGAGGGAAAAACGTCAGCGTCAGCACCTCAAGCGCTAACCGGGCCATTCAGAAAGCCAATGTGCTTTTAGCCTCAATTTACCCACAACAACCCTCTCAGCTGCAAAATAAAGCATCGGACCTCGGTGTTGACGCTCTTCAGGCAATACCCCGTGACATAAATATGCAACTCAAGGCTGAGACCAATGAGCAAAAACATTTAGACTGAACTCCAAATACAGATCATACCGCCAACtccaggtttattttttttatgggtCTCTGCTGATGGAGGCGGGCGTGGGGCGAAAGCACCGCACCCTCACCTGTGAAGAAGGCGAAACCGGCCAGCATTCCGAGCCGCTGCTTCTCCGTCTCCTGGTTGTGGGGCGTCATGGCGAGCCAGGCCATCATTCCCAGGGAGCCCAGGAGGCTCAGGATCCCGCCCTGGCGGAGGCAAACGCGAAGCCACAGAGACCAATCAGATTCCACCGCtcgcttatatatatatatatatacacgcatatacttgcatttatatagcacttttccgaatgctcaaagtgctttacagtgaaggggaactcacctcacccaccaccaatgtgtagcacccacccgggtgatgcacggcagccatttttacTCTATACACGCAGCTAGCCACAGCGGTGTTACTCTACACAGCAGCTAGCCACAGCGGTGTTACTCTACACACGCAGCTAGCCACAGCGGTGTTACTCTACACACGCAGCTAGCCACAGCGGTGTTACTCTACACAGCAGCTAGCCACAGCGGTGTTACTCTACACACGCAGCTAGCCACAGCGGTGTTACTCTACACAGCAGCTAGCCACAGCGGTGTTACTCTACACACGCAGCTAGCCACAGCGGTGTTACTCTACACAGCAGCTAGCCACAGCGGTGTTACTCTACACACGCAGCTAGCCACAGTGGTGTTACTCTACACAGCAGCTAGCCACAGTGGTGTTACTCTACACAGCAGCTAGCCACAGCGGTGTTACTCTACACAGCAGCTAGCCACAGCGGTGTTACTCTACACACGCAGCTAGCCACAGCGGTGTTACTCTACACACGCAGCTAGCCACAGCGGTGTTAGTCTACACAGCAGCTAGCCACAGCGGTGTTACTCTACACACGCAGCTAGCCACAGCGGTGTTACTCTACACACGCAGCTAGCCACAGCGGTGTTACTCTACACACGCAGCTAGCCACAGCGGTGTTACTCTACACATGCAGCTAGCCACAGTGGTGTTACTCTACACACGCAGCTAGCCACAGTGGTGTTACTCTACACAGCAGCTAGCCACAGCGGTGTTACTCTACACAGCAGCTAGCCACAGCGGTGTTACTCTACACAGCAGCTAGCCACAGCGGTGTTACTCTACACACGCAGCTAGCCACAGCGGTGTTACTCTACACAGCAGCTAGCCACAGCGGTGTTACTCTACACAGCAGCTAGCCACAGTGGTGTTACTCTACACACGCAGCTAGCCACAGTGGTGTTACTCTACACACGCAGCTAGCCACAGTGGTGTTACTCTACACAGCAGCTAGCCACAGCGGTGTTACTCTACACAGCAGCTAGCCACAGCGGTGTTACTCTACACAGCAGCTAGCCACAGCGGTGTTACTCTACACACGCAGCTAGCCACAGCGGTGTTACTCTACACAGCAGCTAGCCACAGCGGTGTTACTCTACACAGCAGCTAGCCACAGTGGTGTTACTCTACACACGCAGCTAGCCACAGCGGTGTTACTCTACACACGCAGCTAGCCACAGCGGTGTTACTCTACACACGCAGCTAGCCACAGCGGTGTTACTCTACACAGCAGCTAGCCACAGCGGTGTTACTCTACACAGCAGCTAGCCACAGTGGTGTCACTCTACACACGCAGCTAGCCACAGTGGTGTTACTCTACACACGCAGCTAGCCACAGTGGTGTTACTCTACACAGCAGCTAGCCACAGTGGTATTACTCTACACATGCAGCTAGCCACAGCGGTGTCACTCTACACACGCAGCTAGCCACAGCGGTGTTACTCTACACAGCAGCTAGCCACAGTGGTGTCACTCTACATTACCTAATGGGCCAGTTTACCTGGAAGAGCCTTGTGACCACATGGACGTAGGAGCCAGCGGCCGccaccagcatgcacagggaaAGACTGGAATACACATTCTTCAGGTGCTGCTGAGTGGAGCTGGAACtgcaaggagagggagagggagagagagaccaagactATGAGATCAAGACTCCAGCTCTGCTATATACAACCATTACCCAAACAGTAGTGACAGATAGCAAGCCATTAAGTGTCAACGTTGCTTCTGATCACTGGAGACGCAAAAACCGTGAAAGCCAACTGActgaaagtgctttatttaCACTGGGTAACAGGGAAAATGCACAATAGTGAATCAATAGATAGTGACACTTAAGTTACACTACATGGCGAAAAGtctgtggacacctgacatccaacatcttatccaaaattatgagtattaacatggagttggtccaccctgtgctgctctgggaaggctttatattagatgtttgagcattgctgcaggaatttgcttccattcagccagaagagtattagtgaggtcagccactgattgggcgattaggcctggcttacagctggctttccaattcatcccaaaggtgttggacggggctgaggtcagggctctgtgcaggccattcaagttctttcacaccgttctcaacaaaacctaTACGGACCTCgttgtgtgcccaggggcactgtcatgctgaaacaggaaagggccttcccccaaactgttggggaagcacaaaattgtctagaatgtgactgtatgctgtagGATTAACATTTTCCCTCACTGGACCTAAGGGGCTGTGGCACTCAGTCCTCCGGAGAAGCAGGTTGGTCTTAGCTGAGCCGGTGGAGaaagcacacgcacctgggctgcgttaaccaatcagcccaggtgcttaaaggcgAGTtactctccacagttcggggccgagaccgggagcccGTACCGAGAGCACATTCATGATTTTCGTTTCACTTTCGTTTCATTTTCGTTTATCTGAGCACACAAGACAGAGAAGGTGAACCACCGCTGAAAAGTAGGAGCTGGTCCACTGGACAGCAGGCCAGCTACGAGCGGGGAACTGAACGAGCtccgttttactttcttttgtcttaaGTTActttaatgtgttgttttagtctactgtttttgcccggaacccgtgagggtgattgtttgtttatttgatttcggGTTTGtatgggtgcgctctctctctctctctccatgcggcaaccaacggtgtttcCCAGAACTGCCGCaactccctcccaggggtgtcacgccgGCATGTGACAGGAGCCAAGCCCATACCACGAAAAACAGTCCCAGACTatggggtgtccacatactttcggTCATACGGTGCAtgcgggggaaaaaagtgaaaattccATTAACGACCAATGAAATTTCAAAGCATTAACGCTGGTGGCACTGCCTGTCTATTCACTATGCTTTATTAGCTTAACCTCATTCCAGAAACGTGATGAGACCGCACACGATCCACATCATGTGACTCTGCATTTGCAATTCTTGAATCGGCCCCGATTTTGCTCAATTGGGCAAAACGACCGAACAGTTCTACTAGCCCGAGGAAAGCAGGCAAACGTTGCTCCCAAAACACGCTACTGAGCCTATGACACAAACGTCTTGTGAGAAGAATCAAATCCGGAACTCAGAGAGAGGTGCAAACGGTATAACAATATAATTCTGTGCGGGTTGGAATGCTAATTAATGACACTTCCGAGTTCCACTGGTCCCCTGTGGCTGAAAGCAGAAAGAGCACTTCTGAGGTCTCAGGGCAGGGGCCATATATGCTTCAGCAAATGAGGGTGTCTAAACATGTGCCTGCTAAAAACAACCTTCACTGTTGTGGCCATTATATCACATTCATTCAGAAGATGCTATCGTCCAGCATGACTTCCGTTAGAGAAGATAATGACGTCTAATCGAACAGCAGTGCAAGACCGGCCAAACAACCTTCCCACACCAGCGACAGCACATGCAACTTCACTAAAACACTAATGAAAGTTTGTAGCTATGTTAACATTGAACCAGGATACAAAGCATTACTATATATAGACACATGTCCTTAACAAGttataaaaaccaaaatgaagATTGGAGAAAACACAGGGAACACATAGGGCTTTTggaggggatgagggggggggtctgcaaAGCGAAATACTTACATTTGTGAGAATTTGAACAGAGCGTCAAAGTTGATGTTGCGGTCAAACACGTTCATCTTGAGACGGGCTGGTCGAGCTGCGCTGATCTTCTGTCGAGATTGGGCTTTTCGTTCCCCACCACACCAGCTGCGACGCAGACAAACAACCAAATGAGCGGTGCgcgcgaagaaaaaaaaaagggctttgAGAACCAGGAAACACGCTGCGCGATCTTATCGACGTTAGGCAACATGCAAAAGAATGTGACAGTACAAGTCTCCCGCGTCATAAAACATCCGACAGGCCCAGTGACAACGCTTCCGTTTCACACGCGCAGGGGAGAATTTCACTGCCGATGACTAGGCACAACATAACCTGTCAGCGGTGGAGTTTGAAATGATACGTTTTCTGGCAATGGGGAAAAGTGGGAGGGGACAAAATAAAACCTTGGCAAGGGCCCCCAAAAGGTCAGGGCCGCGGCCCTGCACAGGGGCCACACGGCTACAGTCATTACTACTACCTACTAACTACTAAACAAACTGCTAAAATGGCAAATGTAGAGGTAAGGAACGATACAGAAGACGGAACTGGAATGGCACAAGGAAAGGATAAAAAACGATTTCTAGCTAAGAATCACATCAAATGAGGcattctcatttttttcaaCAGATCCAAAATGCTGAGGGAGGACTGTGGGATACACAGACTGAAACAGTGCACACACCGAATGAGCACAAagcacagacaaaacaaagtGCACATTAACAGGAAAAAATGGCTTCTTAAAgcacaaagtcatttttcaaAAGTATTCCTTTTTATGTTGGTGTGCATGGGTCCTGACTCTTGTGTACGGCCAACTTTTCAGCTACTCAGCAGCTCTTACAAGGTTTTGGCCAGGAACACAAGTCTATCTAGTTTCTGGCTTGAGTGATGATTGGCGGCATGACAGAATGTTGCCACTGGAACTAAATGCCCTCAGAGGGAGAACGACAAGCCGACAGGGTTCATTCAAATAACCAGAGTCAACCTTGAACCAACTTTCCATCAACTATCGAAAAACAGTgatatcaacaaaaaaaaaagtaaaaaacctGTATAGAACAgttataaaatatgaaactggGGTGATGGGAGGGGCTGCGGACGGAGGTCACTGATTGTAGACACAGGACCGCAGCAAAACCATCTGTTAACATTAACTCAATAAGTTAGTTTGGTGGAGAACAATGAGCTACCATGCTTTAGCTCACATTTTAACTTCTACCATCACGCATTACTCTACGGCGCTGCTGCTACTAGCTGAGAACCGTGGAGAGCCTCAGTTTTGAACTTCCACTGCACTACAAATGGCCCACTGGAGTTGGCACAACTCTTGGGATCCGGTTAACAGCAAGTGAAAATCAATGTGTTAACAGCATTTcatgagaaatatttttaatcgACTCTGTTCAGAAACTGAGAACTGGTTCTGGAACTGATTTCCAATTTCAGACCAAATGCCCAGCACCTTTAAATTTGCGCAGTCATATTAAATCAGATTGAATACATAATACTTAATCAATCAAGAAGAGGGGCGGAGATGGTTCTCTGACTTGCTTATGTAAAACCCTACTTCTACGTCATGGAAGTAAAACGAAACCTTTAACCTTCGCAGTGCATGGCTATTTCTCGCGCAAAATGCGGTGAGACGGCttaatttttgtttctctttacCATAGGACTACTGTAATATATCATATGGAGACAGAATGCTCGCCTTTAGAACCAAAAGAAACATGTTTTAGTGTTTATTACCCCTTCAAAAGAGGGCGTATGGTAGAGCAGCAGCAGGTTTTGCATGAATGCAAGAACCCATGTGTGCTTTCTACAAAGTGCGGGCAGGAGGGGACTGGTTGCTGAGAGAATTTGCCTAAAGAAATGTCGCATCAGAATTGCTCCTGATTCTTGAATGAGGGCTGGGCTTgcgacatatatatatatactattaTATTTCGCCAAATTAAAACTCATAGTATAATTTCAACACTCGTTTTCAATTATTATCGTTATTGTTCACATTATTATTACCAATTCAAAAATTATACGCGTCTCATGAGTAGGATATGACACTGCTCTTGCTAATAAGGTCTTATTTTGATATGCCCAAGACATACCCTAAAGTGCAATGCCCAACTGTCCATCCATTAACCTACAACTTTCGTCAACGGAAACAATCTTTGTATACTATAAACTGCTCGAAATATGACCGACAAACCACTGTTAGGTACAGGTCCACCAACCACAAGGTACGGTTTCGGTTTGTGCCGTCAAATTATGAGTTTCCGATGCATGCAAATTGAACTACCTCGACTTTACTTAGCTCAGATTATGACGTTGATCCAG encodes:
- the LOC118208354 gene encoding probable Bax inhibitor 1 isoform X2; translation: MNVFDRNINFDALFKFSQISSSTQQHLKNVYSSLSLCMLVAAAGSYVHVVTRLFQGGILSLLGSLGMMAWLAMTPHNQETEKQRLGMLAGFAFFTGVGLGPTMDYVIAINPGIIVTAFLATSVVFVCFTLSALYARRRAYLFLGGTLMSALSILLLVSLVNLFLGSAILFKAHLYLGLAVMCGFVLFDTQLIIEKAELGDKDYIWHCVDLFLDFVTIFRKIMVILAMNEKDKKKEKK
- the LOC118208354 gene encoding probable Bax inhibitor 1 isoform X1, with the protein product MNVFDRNINFDALFKFSQISSSTQQHLKNVYSSLSLCMLVAAAGSYVHVVTRLFQGGILSLLGSLGMMAWLAMTPHNQETEKQRLGMLAGFAFFTGVGLGPTMDYVIAINPGIIVTAFLATSVVFVCFTLSALYARRRAYLFLGGTLMSALSILLLVSLVNLFLGSAILFKAHLYLGLAVMCGFVLFDTQLIIEKAELGDKDYIWHCVDLFLDFVTIFRKIMVILAMNEKQDKKKEKK